From the Manis javanica isolate MJ-LG chromosome 13, MJ_LKY, whole genome shotgun sequence genome, one window contains:
- the USE1 gene encoding vesicle transport protein USE1 isoform X2, with amino-acid sequence MAPAEGAGNRWVAMAASRLELNLVRLLCRCETMAAEKRDPDEWRLEKYVGALEDMLQALKAQASKPASEVINEYSRKVDFLKGMLQAEKLTSSSEKALANQFLAPGRVPTTARERVPATKTVHLQSRAQYTTEMRSELLAMDSAGEPELDVRKRIGVSGPRPVDEKQSAAELDLVLQRHQNLQEKLAEEMLGLARSLKTNTLAAQSVIKKDNQTLSHSLKMADQNLEKLKTESERLEQHTQKSVNWLLWAMLIIVCFIFINMILFIRIMPKLK; translated from the exons ATGGCACCAGCGGAAGGGGCAGGGAACCGCTGGGTGGCGATGGCAGCGTCGAGGCTGGAGCTGAATCTGGTGCGGCTGCTGTGCCGCTGCGAGACGATGGCAGCAGAGAAGCGGGACCCGGACGAATGGCGGCTGGAGAAG TACGTGGGGGCCCTTGAGGACATGCTGCAGGCCCTGAAGGCTCAGGCGAG CAAACCAGCCTCAGAGGTAATCAATGAATATTCCCGCAAGGTGGATTTTCTGAAGGGAATGCTGCAAGCCGAGAAGCTG ACCTCTTCCTCAGAGAAGGCACTAGCCAACCAGTTTCTGGCCCCCGGCCGTGTGCCAACCACAGCCAGGGAGCGGGTGCCTGCCACCAAAACAGTGCATCTGCAGTCACGAGCACAGTACACCACCGAGATGAGGAGTGAGCTTCTAGCCATG GACTCTGCTGGAG AGCCTGAGCTGGATGTGAGGAAGAGAAT TGGGGTGTCAGGGCCCAGGCCAGTGGATGAGAAGCAGTCGGCAGCCGAACTAGACCTCGTCCTGCAGCGACATCAGAACCTCCAGGAGAAACTGGCAGAGGAGATGCTAGGCCTGGCCCGGAGCCTCAAGACCAACACACTGGCTGCCCAGAGCGTCATCAAGAAGGACAACCAG ACCCTGTCACACTCACTCAAGATGGCTGACCAGAACCTAGAGAAGCTGAAGACAGAATCAGAGCGGCTAGAGCAGCACACACAGAAGTCAGTCAATTGGCTGCTCTGGGCCATGCTTATTATTGTCTGCTTCATCTTCATCAATATGATCCTCTTCATCCGTATCATGCCGAAACTCAAATGA
- the USE1 gene encoding vesicle transport protein USE1 isoform X1 yields the protein MAPAEGAGNRWVAMAASRLELNLVRLLCRCETMAAEKRDPDEWRLEKYVGALEDMLQALKAQASGQVFLFLTSSKPASEVINEYSRKVDFLKGMLQAEKLTSSSEKALANQFLAPGRVPTTARERVPATKTVHLQSRAQYTTEMRSELLAMDSAGEPELDVRKRIGVSGPRPVDEKQSAAELDLVLQRHQNLQEKLAEEMLGLARSLKTNTLAAQSVIKKDNQTLSHSLKMADQNLEKLKTESERLEQHTQKSVNWLLWAMLIIVCFIFINMILFIRIMPKLK from the exons ATGGCACCAGCGGAAGGGGCAGGGAACCGCTGGGTGGCGATGGCAGCGTCGAGGCTGGAGCTGAATCTGGTGCGGCTGCTGTGCCGCTGCGAGACGATGGCAGCAGAGAAGCGGGACCCGGACGAATGGCGGCTGGAGAAG TACGTGGGGGCCCTTGAGGACATGCTGCAGGCCCTGAAGGCTCAGGCGAG TGGGCAGGTTTTCCTCTTCTTGACTTCCAGCAAACCAGCCTCAGAGGTAATCAATGAATATTCCCGCAAGGTGGATTTTCTGAAGGGAATGCTGCAAGCCGAGAAGCTG ACCTCTTCCTCAGAGAAGGCACTAGCCAACCAGTTTCTGGCCCCCGGCCGTGTGCCAACCACAGCCAGGGAGCGGGTGCCTGCCACCAAAACAGTGCATCTGCAGTCACGAGCACAGTACACCACCGAGATGAGGAGTGAGCTTCTAGCCATG GACTCTGCTGGAG AGCCTGAGCTGGATGTGAGGAAGAGAAT TGGGGTGTCAGGGCCCAGGCCAGTGGATGAGAAGCAGTCGGCAGCCGAACTAGACCTCGTCCTGCAGCGACATCAGAACCTCCAGGAGAAACTGGCAGAGGAGATGCTAGGCCTGGCCCGGAGCCTCAAGACCAACACACTGGCTGCCCAGAGCGTCATCAAGAAGGACAACCAG ACCCTGTCACACTCACTCAAGATGGCTGACCAGAACCTAGAGAAGCTGAAGACAGAATCAGAGCGGCTAGAGCAGCACACACAGAAGTCAGTCAATTGGCTGCTCTGGGCCATGCTTATTATTGTCTGCTTCATCTTCATCAATATGATCCTCTTCATCCGTATCATGCCGAAACTCAAATGA
- the OCEL1 gene encoding occludin/ELL domain-containing protein 1, producing MHSSDSGASLETDPGSKPRTLGQAARCLPPPRAGHDAPRRTHPPPRGRPSGASPRPMPTRESQHNRGSRGDLQTHPPGPGPPPLVVPRVLETSPCRPMGQPQPEAHKAKPRKIVFEDELPFRALLSTKKPIGAVPGRHMRRPCPVPDYELKYPPVSSERERSRYAAVFQDQYTEFLELQQEVGSAQAKLQQLEALLNSLPRARSQKEAQVAARVWREFEKKQTDPSFLDKQARCCYLKGKLRHLKMQIQKFDERGDSEGSVYF from the exons ATGCACAGCTCCGACTCAGGCGCCTCTCTGGAAACGGACCCAGGCTCGAAGCCCCGGACGCTGGGACAG GCCGCCCGCTGCCTGCCCCCGCCACGCGCGGGCCACGACGCCCCCCGCAGGACTCACCCGCCGCCCCGGGGACGCCCGAGCGGCGCCTCCCCGAGGCCGATGCCCACCCGGGAGTCCCAGCATAACCGCGGCTCCCGGGGGGACCTGCAGACCCACCCACCTGGCCCTGGGCCCCCG CCACTGGTGGTGCCTCGTGTCCTGGAAACCAGCCCCTGCCGCCCTATGGGGCAGCCCCAGCCAGAAGCCCACAAGGCAAAGCCCAGGAAGATTGTATTTGAGGATGAGTTGCCCTTCAGGGCCCTCCTGAGCACCAAGAAGCCTATAGGAGCCGTCCCTGGGAGGCATATGCGTAGGCCCTGCCCAGTGCCCGACTATGAGCT TAAGTACCCACCCGTGAGCAGTGAGCGGGAACGTAGCCGCTACGCAGCAGTATTCCAGGACCAGTACACAGAGTTCTTGGAGCTCCAGCAGGAGGTGGGCTCTGCACAGGCTAAGCTCCAGCAGCTGGAAGCGCTACTGAACTCACTGCCCCGTGCCAGAAGCCAG AAGGAGGCCCAAGTTGCTGCCCGTGTCTGGAGGGAATTTGAGAAGAAGCAGACA GACCCCAGCTTCCTGGACAAGCAGGCTCGCTGCTGCTACCTGAAGGGCAAATTAAGGCACCTCAAGATGCAAATCCAGAAATTCGATGAGCGAGGAGACAGTGAGGGATCTGTGTACTTCTGA